A stretch of the Sphingobacterium thalpophilum genome encodes the following:
- the rplL gene encoding 50S ribosomal protein L7/L12, which produces MADLKQLAEQLVNLTVKEVKELADILKDEYGIEPAAAAVAVAAAPAEGGAAAAEEKTSFDVILKEAGGQKLAVVKLVKDLAGLGLKEAKDLVDGAPKELKAGVSKDEAEALKKQLEEAGAVVEIK; this is translated from the coding sequence ATGGCAGATTTAAAACAACTTGCTGAACAGTTAGTTAACTTAACAGTAAAAGAGGTTAAAGAATTAGCTGATATCTTAAAAGACGAGTATGGCATCGAGCCTGCTGCTGCTGCTGTTGCTGTAGCTGCTGCTCCAGCTGAAGGTGGTGCTGCTGCTGCTGAAGAGAAAACTTCATTTGACGTTATCTTGAAAGAAGCTGGTGGTCAAAAATTGGCTGTAGTTAAATTGGTTAAAGATTTAGCTGGATTAGGCTTGAAAGAAGCTAAAGATTTAGTTGACGGAGCACCTAAAGAATTAAAAGCTGGTGTATCTAAAGACGAGGCAGAAGCTTTGAAAAAACAATTAGAAGAAGCTGGTGCTGTTGTTGAGATTAAATAA
- the rplJ gene encoding 50S ribosomal protein L10, with protein sequence MRKEEKQEIVQALAEQIKSYGNFYITDTADLSVEKVNGIRRKCFEQGIEIKAVKNTLIKKALIEAGVDSEELFDTLKGASTLMFAETGNAPAKLIKELRKSGDKPVLKAAYIDSTAFVGDNQLTTLVNLKSKNELIADVIALLQSPAKNVISALQSGGNTISGLVKALEERG encoded by the coding sequence ATGAGAAAAGAAGAAAAACAAGAAATTGTTCAAGCTTTGGCCGAACAGATTAAATCTTACGGTAACTTCTATATTACCGATACTGCTGATTTGAGCGTTGAGAAAGTGAATGGCATTCGTCGCAAATGTTTTGAGCAAGGTATCGAAATCAAAGCGGTAAAAAATACGTTGATCAAGAAAGCGTTAATTGAAGCTGGTGTTGATTCAGAGGAGTTATTTGATACACTTAAGGGTGCGTCAACATTGATGTTCGCTGAAACAGGTAATGCACCTGCTAAATTAATCAAAGAGTTGCGTAAATCTGGTGACAAACCAGTATTGAAAGCAGCTTATATCGATTCAACTGCATTCGTTGGAGATAATCAATTGACTACACTAGTTAATCTTAAATCTAAAAACGAACTTATCGCAGACGTTATCGCATTGCTTCAATCTCCTGCGAAAAATGTTATTTCAGCTCTTCAATCAGGAGGAAATACGATTTCAGGTTTAGTAAAAGCTTTAGAAGAAAGAGGTTAA